The sequence ATGTGAAAAAGGAAAGAGATAAATCTGAAACCTGAGAAAGATATTTTTAGAGAATCCAACAAAACTAATGCTGGATTTGTCATGCAGCAATAGGTATGGTCAAATCAAATTATTTGGTTCAAAAGTTTCTTTCAGGGCAATTGAACTCTAGATGGTATAAGATCTGTCAGATATGGAAAAACCTATATTAAAAGCTTAATTGTGGGATGGGATTTATGGCCTGCCTTAATTATGAATGAATTTGGAACGAGAATCGAAAGATTGTATTTGGTGGAAAATGATTTCCTTTCTCTGACTATAGAGATCTAATGAGATTAAAATGGAAAGACTGGATTATATAAGAATCCATTTGGTGGAAAATAATTTCCTTACTTTATTCTCTCTTTGTTTAGATTAAATCCTCATATTTTTCCATCCATGTCCAAATCTATATATTCAAATCTACCCTTTTTTTGGACAGGAATATTGAACTTACCATTTTTTAGGATTCTTGAATAAAGATGCACCTATACATTTCTTGACTTATTTAGGGGGGCATGAACTCACCCACTGCATGTTTGCCACATCTCCATATGATATTATATAGATCAAACATACAAACAAGAATAAAAGACTATAACCATCTTTTTAATTTTTAGTTAAAGCAAATTATTGAGAAGTCGATTTCATATTAGGTTAAAATCTACAAGTATCCAAACATCATTTAAGTTTATGCAATGGCAAAAGAGTTAGAAACACAGTCTTAGGAATCCAATAACAATAGCAAATCTTCTAGGGGAAGAGCTAATAATCTACCTGAAGAGAACTTGCACTTAGTAACGTCCGGCGCCTTCAATCCGCAGCGCGGGGGAAACCCCAGGATTTGGGACTGCGAGATGTTGAGCGACTCGAGGAGATGGTCGTCGAAGAAGAGTTTGCAGAGGCATTCGATTTCCTCATCCAACGCGCTCCCCAGGGGGACGCAGCAGGCGGCGGGCGGCTTCTCCTGGGACCGCAGGTAGTCCAGGCAAGGCAGTAGTTTCCTCACGCACGGAGGCACGCCGACGTCGGCGTCGCCATCGGAGACCCCCATGGAAGCCCACAGAGAGAACACGAagaggaagcagaggaggaagcCCTTGTTGGACGCCATTAAGGGTCTATCGAAAGGTCTTCTGTGCAGCAGCAGAAGAACGACACACTTGCGTTTATATAGAGCGAGTGAGAGGGGGAaaaggttattattattattattattattattattattattattattattattattattacccttctaatattaattattattcaTATATACCGTTTTCAGTTACATGCATCCTTCAAagcgttaaagaaaaaaaaaaggatatttaaTTACCTAAAAATGACTCTAATATCAACATTGAATTGTAGATGCTGACGTAGAAtactattatattatataattatttattattaaaaaatttaccaACTAAACTAAAAAAACATTTCCATTATTATTGTTAACATTTAACTTAATCTACAAAATAGTAAAGAAATCATTTGTGTATTGGTGAAATCAATATTAGGTATTTCTTGAAATGTGCACGTGATTTGAGCTACGTTACGTGGAGTAatatttcttgatattttttCCTTAGCTTTTGAACTAAATGTAAGTAGATTTATTTTCATTCCCAGGAATGAAGACGATATTTGTTCTTGGCTCTCTGATCGATTTGCCAATCACCTGCGgacaaatataattattattatatatttcaatAATTATGAGGTTTATTTAGGATCAAGCGTAGTTATTAGAATCTAAGAGTAAAAAAGAAAGATGTTTTAACATATATTTTGGATGTAATCTCTCTACTCTTTCGAGGAAGGAACTCCTTTCAGATctttatatttgaataaaatttcatatatatatatatatatatatatatatatatatatattgaattagTTAGGGTTATGAACATTTGAATATCTCCTATTacatatttttcatctttatgGTATTATATCGAGGATAGAATGTTGCGAGCTACATAAAATCATTTTGGTTAGAAGTGTTAATTATACTTATGAGATACTTATGACACACATTCGTAATTGATATTATTAATTAGACTTgatagtaattttttttaattattattatttgatagtaATTTTTCATTACCCACATAGATATAGAGCGAGGATGGATATAATATTCCTTaagttatttatttaatatttaataataataattatttataaaattgatatcattaattagatttgatagtaattttttaattaggagaatataaaaaattattgaatcctTTGTGTACCTTGGAAAGATAAAAACGAAATGTGGAAGAGAATAAATATTTGTTTGGATGTTATGCATTTGAAAGtaattttatatgtatatgtgaAAGTATGATGCGTTCCGGTGAGATGATTCGGAGTGATGTGAGAGTGCATGAACTTGGAGACGCAGATATAATTCCAAGGAACATCTTATCGTCACCGATGCCAGTTTGGTCCGGTAGAACAGTGCGTGCGATAAAGTAGTAGCCGAAAGCAAGGGTTTCATGTAATCCGTCGAATCGATTCCAGGGCGTTTGATGCGCTTGGTTCATTCCATTACTCCACCTGTTGACCCGCCCAAGCTCGAGTCCTCGCTCCGCACCCACCTTGTCTTCCTCCACTCCGCTTCGTCTCTGCTGGCGAAAGCTCTCGGTGATGCAACGAGCGAAACAAGAAGCGTAGCGAGAACGGCAACCTCCGGTTTGTTCCGTGCGATGGATGCGATCGGGTGCTGTTCGGAGGATTTCTGGTGATGAGCCCCCTCTGAACCCCAGTTAATGGAGGCGAACCATCGATCCTCGAGGCCTCTCCAGCTCCACCCCGCTCGAGTCGCTGTCGTCGATCTCTTCAACCTCTATCTAGGCGTAACCTACCTAACCAAATACTCTCACTCTCTCGGTCTTTTTTGTTTCTAGGTCCATCGATGGGCTCTCTCCTTCTGATGGATCCTTTTGTTTGCAGAGGAACGGCCGGCAGAGATCGGAAGACCGGTCTCCCGAGGCCTCGTAAGTTGAAATTATACCCTTTCTTACAAAGATTCGATTTATGGTCAGCGTCTTTGAGGCAACACTGAAATAAATGGAAATGAGGATATCGAATATGGCCTAGGGCTTTACTAGGAGTTAGCTAAACTCTTGGTCGCTTATGGTACTTTATGGCGACGAAAATAAAATATCGTGAAATG comes from Musa acuminata AAA Group cultivar baxijiao chromosome BXJ3-3, Cavendish_Baxijiao_AAA, whole genome shotgun sequence and encodes:
- the LOC135633400 gene encoding non-specific lipid transfer protein GPI-anchored 3-like; the protein is MGVSDGDADVGVPPCVRKLLPCLDYLRSQEKPPAACCVPLGSALDEEIECLCKLFFDDHLLESLNISQSQILGFPPRCGLKAPDVTKCKFSSDAPKPSPIPPHASSPPTSTPKAPSSSSAAIGINITSVLALIIIWVFSVTSPF